TTTCTCTCCAGTAATTGCGCTGGTTATTTTCAGAAGAGATTTCCGTATAGGTTTTGATATTTCCTGTGACCTCTATCTTCTTTTCATCAACACCAAGACGTAAAAAACGTGCCTTATGTTGATCATCTTGAAGTAAAAATCCATCTATAGGAGAAAAATAGTTCCTGCCAAAACGCTTTAAAACTGTGAACCATTTGCAAGAGTTTACAGAAAGCTTCCCATTAATGACGATTGCCGTAGCCCCTAACCTTTTTGCCTCTTCAAGAAGGTTTAACCAACAATCTCCTTCGGAAAATACAAGTAAAGAGGGTGAGATAGCTCTAACAACAGGTTTAATAATCAAACTTAAATCTAAAGGCAAAATGAAAGTTGTAGCTCCCATGGGGCCAAATAATCTTTCTGCAGTCTCATTTCCAGCTTCAGTACAGGCAGTGACAACACAATGCCACTGCGGGTAGTCTTTCATGAATCGCTGCACCAAAGGAACAAGGAGAGCTACCTCCCCTACAGAAGCGCCGTGAAACCAAACTACAGGACCTTTTCCAGAAACTTGAGGTTTCTCTAAACCAAAGCGAATTTTCAATGACTTTTTATACTTCCCATGAACGAATCTTTTATAAAGAATCTTAGGAAGCGCTACTGCAAATGCAAAAATTAAAAAACAATC
The Chlamydia caviae GPIC genome window above contains:
- the waaA gene encoding lipid IV(A) 3-deoxy-D-manno-octulosonic acid transferase; translation: MIKQRLTKLRTFLYDCFLIFAFAVALPKILYKRFVHGKYKKSLKIRFGLEKPQVSGKGPVVWFHGASVGEVALLVPLVQRFMKDYPQWHCVVTACTEAGNETAERLFGPMGATTFILPLDLSLIIKPVVRAISPSLLVFSEGDCWLNLLEEAKRLGATAIVINGKLSVNSCKWFTVLKRFGRNYFSPIDGFLLQDDQHKARFLRLGVDEKKIEVTGNIKTYTEISSENNQRNYWREKLQLSQDTELLVLGSIHPKDIDAWIPLMRQLRHRNIKVLWVPRHIERSKELENLLLKENISYGLWSQEVTFDKHDAIIVDAIGWLKQLYFAADLAFVGGTFDDKVGGHNLLEPLQCGVPLIFGPCITSQSDLAQRLLSLGAGCRVDEKNMLEIVTSLLDHPEERMVYVQKGKAFLYEERAAFDRTWESFKRYIPCAKM